The Commensalibacter nepenthis genome has a window encoding:
- the dxr gene encoding 1-deoxy-D-xylulose-5-phosphate reductoisomerase — MKTVSILGCTGSIGCSTVDLLLQEPASFQTVALVGGKNVKKLAEQAIALNAQYAVIADENHLAELKSLLAGHSTKVSAGRQAVLEAASIPVDWTMAAITGAIGLEPTMAAVKNGKYVALANKEALVSAGDVMLKAVKEAGATLLPVDSEHNAIFQSMADKQIQSIEKIILTASGGPFRNTSLEDMRNVTLKQALKHPTWTMGAKITIDSASMFNKGLEIIEAARLFDMPEHKIDVLIHPQSIIHSMVQYEDGSLIAQLGAPDMRIPIAHTLAWPYRMRSNVERLNLTQVAKLEFEAPDEVRFPALRLSREALKAGKCAPTILSAANEVAVDAFLKEQIGFLDIPESVEAVMDKLGAPEANSIQEVIYWDQEARKHADAWIKNRKCV, encoded by the coding sequence ATGAAAACGGTTTCTATATTGGGTTGTACTGGCAGCATTGGATGTTCGACGGTTGATTTGTTATTGCAAGAGCCAGCATCATTTCAAACGGTTGCTTTGGTTGGCGGTAAGAATGTAAAAAAACTAGCCGAACAAGCCATTGCACTGAATGCACAATATGCAGTTATTGCTGATGAAAACCATTTGGCAGAGTTAAAATCCTTATTAGCAGGTCATTCCACAAAAGTAAGTGCTGGCAGGCAGGCTGTTTTAGAGGCAGCCTCTATTCCTGTTGATTGGACAATGGCAGCGATAACAGGTGCGATTGGGCTAGAGCCCACTATGGCTGCTGTGAAAAATGGTAAATATGTTGCTTTAGCCAATAAAGAAGCCTTGGTTTCAGCTGGTGATGTGATGTTAAAAGCTGTGAAAGAAGCGGGGGCAACATTATTGCCTGTTGATTCTGAACATAATGCTATTTTTCAATCAATGGCTGATAAGCAAATTCAATCTATTGAAAAAATCATATTAACAGCATCTGGCGGTCCTTTTCGGAATACTTCTTTAGAGGATATGAGGAATGTTACATTAAAGCAGGCTTTGAAACATCCAACTTGGACGATGGGTGCAAAGATTACTATTGATTCAGCCAGTATGTTTAACAAAGGGTTGGAAATTATCGAGGCTGCTCGTTTATTTGATATGCCGGAACATAAGATTGATGTATTAATTCATCCTCAGTCTATTATTCACAGTATGGTGCAATATGAAGATGGCAGTTTAATTGCACAATTGGGTGCTCCTGATATGCGTATTCCGATTGCGCATACATTGGCATGGCCTTACAGAATGCGTTCAAATGTGGAACGTCTCAATTTAACGCAAGTTGCAAAATTAGAATTTGAAGCGCCTGATGAAGTGCGTTTCCCTGCATTACGTTTATCTCGTGAAGCATTAAAGGCTGGTAAATGTGCTCCAACTATTCTTTCAGCTGCCAACGAGGTTGCGGTCGATGCGTTTCTTAAAGAGCAAATTGGGTTTTTGGATATTCCTGAATCAGTTGAAGCTGTGATGGATAAATTAGGGGCACCAGAAGCGAATAGTATCCAAGAAGTGATATACTGGGATCAAGAAGCAAGAAAACATGCAGACGCATGGATTAAAAATCGCAAGTGTGTCTAA
- the rseP gene encoding RIP metalloprotease RseP: protein MYDFIRMILSFVFVLGVLVFIHELGHYLAARWRGVHVDVFSIGFGKPLYSWHDKVGTEWRICPIPLGGYVRPHGFADPEDVSEEERATYIEGKTFHGKDVGSRAIVIAAGPIFNFLLAIILYFGLFVTVGKHSLGEPIAQSVVADSAAAKAGIQPKDTIVKIGDINNPGVENLVLYAQQHPDLSTTISVKRDGKEVVLPITIGSKENNGKKVGQLGVQLAINIIAGKPMSVGGAAVAAVQETWNVSKKTIIGLGQMITGQRSAKDLGGPIKIAQLSGQVSKGGFADLVNFMALLSISLGLINLFPIPVLDGGRLVFYAFEAIFRRPVPKSIQERAFQVGFALILLLFAFSMYNDVTQLSWFRWLTGHSN, encoded by the coding sequence ATGTATGATTTCATACGAATGATTTTGTCATTTGTTTTTGTTTTAGGCGTGCTCGTTTTTATCCATGAATTGGGGCATTATTTAGCAGCACGTTGGCGTGGTGTGCATGTAGATGTGTTCTCGATTGGGTTTGGTAAGCCTTTATATAGTTGGCATGACAAGGTCGGTACGGAATGGCGTATTTGTCCGATCCCTTTGGGAGGATATGTCAGACCGCATGGTTTTGCAGACCCTGAAGATGTTAGTGAAGAAGAAAGAGCAACTTATATAGAGGGCAAGACTTTTCACGGCAAAGATGTGGGGAGTCGAGCGATTGTTATTGCTGCTGGACCGATATTTAACTTTCTATTGGCAATTATTTTATATTTTGGTTTATTTGTTACTGTTGGAAAGCATAGTTTGGGTGAGCCAATTGCCCAATCTGTTGTTGCGGATAGTGCCGCTGCAAAAGCAGGAATACAACCCAAAGATACCATTGTAAAAATAGGCGATATAAACAATCCAGGTGTCGAGAATCTGGTTTTATATGCACAACAACATCCTGATTTATCGACAACGATTTCTGTTAAAAGAGACGGAAAAGAAGTTGTGTTACCCATTACGATAGGTAGCAAAGAAAATAATGGTAAAAAAGTTGGTCAATTAGGGGTTCAATTAGCGATTAATATTATTGCGGGCAAGCCGATGTCTGTTGGGGGTGCCGCTGTTGCAGCAGTTCAAGAAACATGGAATGTCAGTAAAAAAACAATTATTGGTCTTGGTCAAATGATAACTGGACAAAGATCAGCAAAAGATTTGGGCGGTCCCATTAAAATTGCACAATTATCAGGTCAAGTCTCCAAAGGTGGTTTTGCAGATTTAGTGAATTTTATGGCTCTTTTGTCCATTAGCTTGGGGTTGATTAACTTATTTCCGATTCCTGTGTTGGATGGTGGGCGTTTGGTTTTTTATGCGTTTGAAGCAATTTTCAGAAGACCTGTGCCTAAATCGATACAAGAGCGAGCTTTTCAAGTAGGTTTTGCATTAATTTTACTACTTTTTGCTTTTTCAATGTATAACGATGTGACTCAACTTTCGTGGTTTCGTTGGCTTACAGGTCACAGTAATTAA
- a CDS encoding phosphatidate cytidylyltransferase: MINNSKSSWQDLPLRVVSALVIIPIALFCIIYGQWFYIGMLGIISIAMTVEWANLFKKKLSNYRVAAFLIWPLVAYAAVIKGMWWPAIWIVGCAPFIFGPQLWLGSVVIGGAGISLLWLRFMTTSGMHAVIFIVLVVIASDSFAYITGKILGGPKLIPSVSPGKTWSGAIGGLVGACCVGSVIVGYLCAGLYTAYIGGAIFGMVTGVVAQIGDLLESKLKRELDVKDSGKIIPGHGGVLDRFDALLLVSIFVAFISCILPADKSFDKWGGSLLSSQVVGDQQPVFLPLTIFR; encoded by the coding sequence GTGATAAATAATTCAAAATCTTCTTGGCAAGATTTGCCTCTTCGTGTTGTTTCTGCTTTGGTTATTATTCCAATTGCTCTATTTTGTATTATTTATGGGCAGTGGTTTTATATTGGTATGTTGGGTATTATCAGCATTGCCATGACTGTTGAATGGGCAAATTTATTTAAAAAGAAACTGTCTAATTATCGTGTTGCAGCCTTTCTCATATGGCCTTTGGTCGCTTATGCAGCTGTAATAAAAGGGATGTGGTGGCCAGCGATCTGGATTGTTGGATGTGCTCCTTTTATTTTTGGTCCTCAATTATGGTTGGGGTCTGTTGTCATTGGTGGCGCGGGCATATCTTTGTTATGGTTACGTTTTATGACAACCTCTGGAATGCATGCGGTTATCTTTATTGTTCTGGTTGTGATTGCAAGCGATAGTTTTGCCTATATAACGGGGAAAATTTTGGGTGGACCTAAATTAATTCCTTCTGTTTCTCCTGGAAAAACATGGTCGGGTGCTATTGGTGGACTGGTTGGGGCTTGTTGTGTTGGTAGTGTTATTGTAGGTTATCTTTGTGCTGGTTTATATACAGCCTATATTGGTGGTGCTATTTTTGGAATGGTTACTGGTGTTGTTGCCCAGATTGGTGATTTGCTAGAAAGTAAATTAAAACGAGAATTGGATGTAAAAGATTCAGGCAAGATTATTCCAGGTCACGGCGGGGTGTTGGATCGTTTTGATGCTTTGTTGCTGGTTTCGATTTTTGTAGCTTTTATCTCTTGTATTTTGCCTGCTGATAAAAGCTTTGATAAATGGGGTGGGTCATTGCTGTCTTCACAAGTTGTAGGCGATCAACAACCTGTATTCCTTCCTTTAACAATTTTCAGATAA